A genome region from Anastrepha obliqua isolate idAnaObli1 chromosome 4, idAnaObli1_1.0, whole genome shotgun sequence includes the following:
- the LOC129245173 gene encoding prostatic spermine-binding protein-like has product MATQTPPSRRHQPCMQVDSAEDGDDDDDDDDDDDENDDNNSKDDENDNLIDSDADCEAAGVGGNDGCKPHASTSDGAKAHDRHADRAAKYSSI; this is encoded by the coding sequence ATGGCTACACAAACGCCACCCTCGCGACGCCATCAGCCCTGTATGCAAGTGGACAGCGCTGAAGATGGTGATgacgacgatgatgatgatgatgatgatgacgagaACGATGACAACAATAGCAAAGATGATGAAAATGACAATTTGATTGACTCCGATGCAGATTGTGAGGCTGCTGGTGTTGGTGGTAATGACGGTTGTAAGCCCCATGCTTCCACTTCGGACGGTGCTAAAGCTCATGATCGGCACGCTGATCGGGCAGCCAAGTATTCCTCCATTTGA